The nucleotide window CTTGATTTTCACGAAATGCTGTTAATACTTTTTGCTGATTAAAAAAGGCGTTTTCATCTACTTTTTTATGAAATGTAGCAATTTTATTTTCAATACGAGCAGCAAGCTCCATTGTTTGTTCTGTTAAGTTTGACGTGAACATAGATGTCTCCTTATTTTGCTTAATAGTTTTTAATCCTATCCCATCTTATCAACTATTTTCATCACGTCAACTATTTACTCTTTACTAATTTTTATATAATTGTTATGCTCATGTTTGCTAACTTAGATATTTACGATAAGAAGGAGTTTGAAAATGGCTTGGGAAGTTTTTAGTATTATTGGAACAATCGCTTTTGCCTTGTCTGGCGCTATCGTTGCGATGGAGGAGGAATATGATTTATTCGGCGTTTATTTGCTTGGTGTTGTTACCGCATTCGGTGGTGGGGCCATTCGTAATTTATTAATTGGCTTACCAGTCACTACTTTATGGAGTCAAGAAATGATGTTCCAAATCGCGCTCGCTGCAGTTACGCTATTCTTTTTAGTACCACAGCGCTTTATTAAGCATTGGAATCGTTGGGGAAATTTATTTGATGCAATTGGGCTTGCAGCATTTGCTGTACAAGGGGCCATGTATGCAGTGAAATTAGAGCTTCCTATTAGCGCTGTTGTTGTGGCA belongs to Lysinibacillus louembei and includes:
- a CDS encoding trimeric intracellular cation channel family protein, with amino-acid sequence MAWEVFSIIGTIAFALSGAIVAMEEEYDLFGVYLLGVVTAFGGGAIRNLLIGLPVTTLWSQEMMFQIALAAVTLFFLVPQRFIKHWNRWGNLFDAIGLAAFAVQGAMYAVKLELPISAVVVAAVLTGSGGGIVRDLLARRKPTVLRDEIYAMWAAGAGLMIGLQVLTGDLFLYMVFIAVTALRIFSYMRGWHLPRKKLLVK